One window from the genome of Helicobacter pylori encodes:
- the yajC gene encoding preprotein translocase subunit YajC codes for MGQIKDILTTLLPLVVLFLIFYFLIVRPQRQQQKKHKEMIEGLTKGDKIVTQGGFIVEVLKAEANFFSVKLNDDTTAKLSKNYVAFKLDELDQFGLAEPIVIQQGREEISARLSGAKTLKQRQITTE; via the coding sequence ATGGGACAAATTAAAGACATTCTAACGACGCTTTTACCCCTTGTGGTGTTGTTTCTTATTTTTTATTTTTTGATCGTTCGCCCGCAACGCCAGCAACAAAAAAAGCACAAAGAAATGATAGAGGGCTTGACTAAGGGCGATAAAATTGTCACTCAAGGAGGGTTCATCGTTGAGGTGCTTAAAGCGGAAGCGAATTTTTTTAGCGTGAAGCTCAATGATGACACCACCGCTAAACTTTCTAAAAACTATGTAGCGTTCAAATTAGACGAATTGGATCAATTTGGTTTGGCAGAGCCTATAGTCATTCAGCAAGGCAGAGAAGAAATTTCGGCAAGATTATCCGGTGCTAAAACTTTGAAACAACGCCAAATAACAACTGAATGA
- the secF gene encoding protein translocase subunit SecF, with protein MELFKQVRILSFMRYSNYGVIVSAILVLLALGLLFFKGFSLGIDFAGGSLVQVRYTQNAPIKEVRDLFEKEARFKGVQVSEFGSKEEILIKFPFVETAENEDLNAIVANILKPSGDFEIRKFDTVGPRVGSELKEKGILSLILALMAIMVYVSFRYEWRFALASVIALMHDVILVASSVIVFKIDMNLEVIAALLTLIGYSINDTIIIFDRIREEMLSQKTKNATQAIDEAISSTLTRTLLTSLTVFFVVLILCVFGSKIIIGFSLPMLIGTIVGTYSSIFIAPKVALLLGFDMGKYYENEARKIKKAQEKEKMRRLYEGGQV; from the coding sequence ATGGAATTATTCAAACAAGTTAGAATCTTAAGCTTCATGCGTTATTCCAATTATGGGGTGATCGTTTCAGCGATCTTGGTGCTTCTAGCGTTGGGGCTTTTGTTTTTCAAAGGGTTTTCTTTAGGGATTGATTTTGCGGGGGGGAGTTTGGTGCAGGTGCGTTACACTCAAAACGCCCCTATTAAAGAAGTGCGCGATCTTTTTGAAAAAGAAGCTCGCTTCAAGGGCGTTCAAGTGAGCGAATTTGGCTCTAAAGAAGAAATTTTAATCAAATTCCCTTTTGTAGAAACGGCTGAAAATGAAGATTTGAACGCTATCGTGGCTAACATTCTAAAACCCAGTGGCGATTTTGAAATCCGTAAATTTGACACCGTGGGGCCTAGAGTGGGGAGCGAATTGAAAGAAAAGGGCATTTTGTCGCTGATTTTAGCGTTAATGGCGATCATGGTTTATGTGAGTTTCCGCTATGAATGGCGTTTTGCTTTAGCGAGCGTTATTGCACTTATGCATGATGTGATTTTAGTGGCAAGCTCAGTGATTGTTTTTAAGATTGATATGAATTTGGAAGTGATTGCGGCTTTACTCACCTTGATTGGGTATTCTATTAATGATACGATCATTATCTTTGATAGGATCAGAGAAGAGATGCTCTCTCAAAAAACCAAAAATGCCACTCAAGCCATTGATGAAGCCATTTCTAGCACGCTCACGCGCACGCTTTTAACTTCTTTAACCGTGTTTTTTGTGGTGTTGATTTTGTGCGTGTTTGGGAGTAAGATCATCATTGGCTTTTCATTGCCCATGCTAATAGGCACGATTGTAGGGACTTATAGCTCTATTTTCATCGCCCCTAAAGTAGCGTTATTGTTAGGTTTTGATATGGGTAAATATTATGAGAATGAGGCTAGAAAAATCAAAAAAGCTCAAGAGAAAGAAAAAATGCGCCGTTTGTATGAGGGCGGTCAAGTTTAA
- a CDS encoding DUF6394 family protein, with amino-acid sequence MDWGRVVHVLFSLISLTTIAGFLYEPNTVVLFVALALNLISVTLKIGVIKRFASELLASSLATVLHLIPAFVFLQILNNLVTAYMLMIGALISNAFSLIFLLIESVVTSETD; translated from the coding sequence ATGGATTGGGGTCGGGTCGTTCATGTGCTGTTCAGCCTTATTTCTTTAACCACCATTGCAGGGTTTTTGTATGAGCCTAATACGGTGGTGTTGTTTGTAGCGTTAGCTTTAAACCTTATTTCTGTTACGCTCAAAATTGGGGTGATCAAGCGTTTCGCTTCAGAGCTGTTGGCCAGCTCTTTAGCTACCGTGTTGCACCTCATACCGGCGTTTGTGTTTTTACAGATTTTAAACAATTTGGTTACCGCTTACATGCTCATGATCGGGGCGTTGATTAGCAACGCTTTTAGCCTTATCTTTTTGTTGATTGAAAGCGTTGTAACGAGCGAAACAGATTAA